The following are encoded together in the Triticum dicoccoides isolate Atlit2015 ecotype Zavitan chromosome 6B, WEW_v2.0, whole genome shotgun sequence genome:
- the LOC119325737 gene encoding zinc finger CCCH domain-containing protein 19-like — MDSAAAAAQATHAPADEEEARRRRATDCIYYLASPLTCNKGSECEFRHSDAARVNPRDCWYWFNGNCANAKCAFRHPPLDDLLGASATPRAPQQPAPQVPVPAQALLPNGTAKPVVPCYYYQKGMCAKGNLCTFSHGPQFAGNPALQPHLQLKNSNSWTKPSNSPQQKTTPAIHGELKVGAQNGRPAQKQNPTSRAYHSSGIYQNQNNNPYVLSGAAKSYQPQRSVEAESAENVIETGEFVREPSAGSSVVAGSVEDDAERSFKEGHNSSYRRASGEQNSGVRRQAHGGYELERSSHRSSSDRLVSERRLTQRESMPVTAESSDLRHRLLKQRRLNDSRSTQVPDRRDRRYPEDERDIHHRRRGEERAAHDGLSRSRLQGRIKLPGETSLDRLGPHPHLEKERGHRDRFSPPKQTDLRAKLHDRLKARSNEDVPGNLKSSVVKASSGEDAGVVNFSGPKSLAELRAKKAAYRSGENTVKNADRVARPARMTSEIVAKRDSPDPVPFDGPKPLSVILKRKREAASADSGSMQEEQVAGQEEQSLNNSRILDNDRVKANTEDIEEEEEEFHPEDDVMYDDDGLSPADDNAAEAAGDAGKEELEEGQQEDLETAAEEEYDYEATDDANAEGENDYQEYEDDDDLEDDDDFARKVGVLIS, encoded by the exons ATggattccgccgccgccgccgcccaggcgACGCACGCGCcggccgacgaggaggaggcgcgccgccgCCGGGCCACCGACTGCATCTACTACCTCGCCTCCCCGTTGACCTGCAACAAG GGGAGCGAGTGCGAGTTCCGTCACAGCGACGCTGCCAGGGTGAATCCCAGGGACTGCTGGTATTGGTTCAACGGCAACTGTGCAAATGCTAAATGTGCATTTAGGCACCCG CCGCTGGATGACTTGCTCGGAGCATCGGCGACTCCGCGGGCACCTCAACAACCTGCGCCGCAGGTTCCcgtgccagctcaagcccttctacCCAATGGCACCGCAAAGCCAGTTGTCCCGTGTTACTATTACCAGAAAGGCATGTGTGCGAAAGGAAACCTGTGCACATTCTCGCATGGGCCACAGTTTGCTGGAAACCCTGCTTTGCAGCCTCATCTCCAGCTGAAGAACTCCAACTCGTGGACGAAACCAAGCAATTCACCCCAACAGAAAACCACTCCCGCCATACATGGCGAGCTTAAAGTTGGTGCTCAGAATGGCAGACCAGCTCAGAAGCAAAATCCGACAAGCAGGGCTTATCACTCGTCAGGAATTTACCAGAATCAGAATAATAACCCTTATGTGCTTTCTGGTGCGGCAAAGAGTTACCAGCCTCAGCGTTCGGTTGAAGCTGAGTCTGCTGAGAATGTTATAGAGACGGGTGAGTTTGTCAGGGAGCCTTCTGCTGGTTCCAGTGTGGTCGCCGGCAGTGTCGAGGACGACGCcgaacggtcgttcaaggaaggccACAATAGTAGTTACCGGCGTGCTAGCGGGGAGCAGAACAGTGGGGTGCGTAGGCAAGCACATGGTGGCTATGAACTAGAAAGGTCATCACACAGAAGCTCATCCGACAGGTTGGTGTCAGAGAGAAGGCTTACCCAGAGAGAGTCGATGCCTGTAACTGCAGAAAGTTCAGACTTGCGCCACAGGCtactgaagcaaagaaggctgaatGATTCGAGATCGACGCAGGTCCCCGACAGGCGGGATAGAAGGTATCCTGAGGATGAGCGCGACATCCATCATCGCCGTCGAGGAGAAGAGCGAGCTGCCCATGACGGCCTCTCACGCTCTCGGTTGCAAGGTCGGATAAAACTTCCAGGGGAGACATCACTGGACAGACTCGGCCCACACCCACACCTAGAGAAAGAGAGAGGTCATAGAGACAGATTTTCTCCACCAAAGCAAACAGACCTTCGAGCAAAGCTTCATGATAGGCTGAAGGCTAGATCGAATGAGGATGTCCCTGGTAACCTGAAGAGTTCAGTGGTTAAAGCAAGCAGTGGTGAGGATGCTGGGGTGGTGAACTTTTCTGGTCCAAAGAGCCTTGCAGAGTTGAGAGCAAAGAAGGCTGCTTACAGGTCAGGAGAAAACACTGTCAAGAATGCTGACCGTGTTGCGCGACCAGCCCGTATGACGTCGGAGATAGTTGCCAAGAGGGACTCACCAGACCCTGTTCCCTTTGACGGCCCGAAGCCATTGAGTGTCATCTTGAAGAGGAAAAGAGAGGCAGCTTCTGCTGATTCTGGCAGCATGCAGGAAGAACAGGTTGCAGGTCAGGAGGAACAGTCCCTGAACAATTCCAGAATCCTCGACAACGATAGAGTCAAGGCAAACACCGAGgacattgaagaagaagaagaagagtttcACCCAGAAGACGATGTGATGTACGACGACGATGGCCTTTCTCCTGCTGATGACAACGCCGCCGAGGCTGCAGGCGATGCAGGCAAAGAAGAGCTAGAGGAGGGGCAGCAGGAAGACCTAGAGACGGCGGCAGAAGAAGAATACGACTACGAGGCGACTGACGACGCGAATGCCGAGGGTGAAAACGACTACCAGGAGTACGAAGACGACGATGATCTGGAGGACGACGACGATTTTGCGCGCAAGGTTGGCGTGCTGATCTCTTAG